Proteins co-encoded in one Malus sylvestris chromosome 7, drMalSylv7.2, whole genome shotgun sequence genomic window:
- the LOC126627749 gene encoding uncharacterized protein LOC126627749 isoform X1, which produces MQKFSLPLHSSVFTVHSSQFTAAYSNPSSSVFPAAYPNPSSKTCLSKGGGYHLPPCHILNICGFTILLDCPLDLSALTIFSPIPSSSEASYLDKESPNSLNCSDLLDLEEPLFRKRQKVEKSLDADDLICAVPWYKTVNNLHLWNTSFIDAVLISSPMGMLGLPFITRMKGFSAKIYVTEATARLGQLMMEDLVSMHMEIRQLFGPEESSFPQWMKWEVLKLLPSSLRRLVLGKDGGELGGWMPLYSAADVKDCMQKFLRVKYAEETCYNSTLILKAFSSGLEIGSCNWTIKSPKGSVGFISSSIFDSAHAMNFDYHDLQGNDMMIYSDFSFLDAAEHVESDFDNASDCQELAKSLLNIDDSLEERDKLTFICSCVIDSVKAGGSVLIPISRLGIILQLLEQISSSLDVLNLKVPMYIISSVAEELLAFTNIVPEWLCKERQEKSLFELILQLFCGEPLFAHVMLINEKKLHVFPTVHSPKLLMNWQEPCIVFSPHWNLRLGPAVHLLRRWCGDQNSLLILESGPDVELSLLPFKPMEMKVLQCSFLSGIRLQKVEALLKILEPKVVLLPEDLKPNSSSITNSFSTFHYRVNETLRIPSLKDNSELEMATDLATQFKWRNLKQGNMKMTRLNGEFFVDHGRQRLLSGNLESSESRPLVHWGSPSLEKLLLVLSTRGIKATLGEAPSGSESRSASLVHVHHPNQALVEVRETITVISTADESLASIIFEAIGSVLDGI; this is translated from the exons ACATGTTTGAGCAAAGGTGGTGGTTACCATCTCCCACCCTGCCACATACTCAATATATGTGGTTTTACCATTTTATTGGATTGCCCATTGGACCTTTCTGCTCTTACAATCTTCTCCCCTATTCCTTCTAGTTCAGAAGCTAGTTACTTGGATAAAGAGAGTCCCAATTCCCTAAACTGTAGTGATTTGTTAGATTTGGAGGAGCCCTTGTTTCGGAAGAGACAAAAAGTCGAAAAGTCCCTGGATGCTGATGATTTGATTTGCGCAGTCCCCTGGTACAAAACTGTCAACAACTTACACCTATGGAATACCTCTTTTATTGATGCGGTATTGATATCGAGTCCGATGGGTATGTTAGGATTACCATTTATTACTCGGATGAAGGGATTTTCTGCTAAG ATATATGTGACTGAAGCAACAGCAAGACTTGGGCAACTTATGATGGAGGATCTTGTTTCGATGCATATGGAAATCAGGCAGTTGTTTGGACCTGAGGAGTCATCTTTTCCTCAGTGGATGAAGTGGGAAGTGCTTAAGCTTCTTCCGTCTTCGTTGAGACGGCTGGTATTAGGCAAAGATGGGGGTGAGCTGGGTGGTTGGATGCCCTTGTACAG TGCAGCTGATGTGAAGGACTGCATGCAGAAGTTTCTAAGAGTTAAATATGCAGAGGAAACTTGCTACAACAGCACATTGATATTAAAGgcattcagttcgggattagaAATAGGCTCTTGTAATTGGACGATAAAGAGTCCCAAGGGGAGCGTTGGATTTATTTCAAGTTCCATCTTTGATTCTGCTCATGCAATGAATTTTGATTACCATGATCTTCAAGGGAATGATATGATGATATATTCAGATTTCTCATTCTTGGATGCTGCGGAACATGTTGAGAGTGACTTCGATAATGCAAGTGATTGTCAGGAGTTAGCCAAGTCTTTACTTAATATTGATGACAGTTTGGAGGAAAGGGACAAGCTAACTTTTATATGCTCCTGTGTAATTGACTCTGTAAAAGCTGGAGGCTCAGTCCTTATTCCTATTAGTCGACTTGGGATTATTCTGCAGCTGTTGGAACAGATATCATCTTCACTAGATGTTCTGAATTTGAAG GTTCCTATGTATATTATTTCTTCTGTAGCTGAAGAACTATTGGCTTTCACCAACATCGTACCTGAATGGCTTTGCAAGGAACGGCAAGAAAAG TCACTCTTTGAACTGATCTTGCAGCTATTTTGTGGTGAGCCATTGTTTGCACATGTCATGCTCATAAATGAGAAGAAGCTTCATGTGTTTCCGACAGTTCATTCACCTAAATTATT GATGAATTGGCAGGAACCATGCATAGTTTTCTCTCCTCACTGGAATCTGCGGCTTGGTCCTGCTGTTCATTTGCTCCGGCGCTGGTGTGGGGATCAGAACTCCTTGCTCATTCTTGAG AGTGGACCGGATGTTGAGCTGTCTCTCTTACCTTTCAAGCCAATGGAAATGAAGGTTCTTCAATGCTCTTTCCTCTCTGGGATAAG GTTGCAGAAAGTTGAAGCGTTGCTGAAGATATTGGAACCAAAAGTTGTTCTG TTACCTGAAGATTTGAAGCCAAATAGCTCTTCAATAACAAATTCCTTCTCGACCTTTCACTACCGCGTTAATGAAACATTGCGTATACCAAGCTTGAAGGACAATTCAGAACTAGAAATGGCAACAGACTTGGCTACCCAATTCAAATGGAGGAATTTGAAGCAGGGCAATATGAAAATGACAAGGTTAAACGGGGAGTTCTTCGTAGATCATGGCAGACAACGGTTGTTATCTGGAAATCTAGAGTCCTCGGAGAGTAGACCGCTGGTACATTGGGGTTCACCCAGTTTGGAAAAGCTTCTGCTGGTGTTATCAACCAGGGGCATCAAGGCAACGCTTGGGGAAGCACCAAGTGGTTCTGAATCAAGAAGTGCTTCTCTAGTACACGTCCACCATCCAAACCAAGCTCTTGTAGAAGTCAGAGAGACAATCACTGTCATTAGTACCGCTGACGAAAGTTTAGCCTCCATCATTTTTGAAGCAATAGGTAGTGTTCTAGATGGCATCTAA